The following proteins are encoded in a genomic region of Leifsonia psychrotolerans:
- a CDS encoding amino acid ABC transporter permease: MKSTSPSARRPGIHPVTGAPAIHSIHVRHPWRTVAAIVILLALALFVIDASGRSAYDWAAFAEYLFDPRIIQAAGVTLVLTIASMIIAILLGVLLAVMRQSPNPIFTAASGVFIWLFRGTPVYVQLVFWGLLSTIYKTIEVGLPFQDPWLVIESIDAVDVFWIAVFGLALNEAAYMAEIVRAGLLSVDTGQLEASTALGLTWAQTMRKIVIPQAMRIIIPPTGNEVISMLKTTSLVTAVPFSLDLYTRSRDISAETLNPIPLLLVASVWYLAFTSLLMIGQYFLERRFARGFDQRSAPVTNTRVAMLDHDAELLPTGTISTGKEKNNE, translated from the coding sequence ATGAAATCAACTTCTCCCTCGGCCCGGCGACCGGGTATCCACCCGGTCACCGGTGCCCCGGCGATCCACTCGATTCACGTCAGGCACCCCTGGCGCACCGTCGCCGCCATCGTCATCCTTCTCGCCCTCGCCCTTTTCGTGATCGACGCGAGCGGGCGAAGCGCCTACGACTGGGCGGCCTTTGCCGAGTACCTCTTCGACCCGCGAATCATTCAGGCTGCCGGTGTGACGCTCGTTCTCACCATCGCTTCGATGATCATCGCCATTCTTCTGGGCGTTCTCCTCGCGGTAATGCGCCAGAGCCCCAACCCCATTTTCACGGCAGCCTCGGGCGTTTTCATCTGGCTATTCCGGGGCACGCCGGTCTATGTTCAACTGGTGTTCTGGGGTCTGCTCTCGACGATCTACAAGACCATTGAGGTCGGGCTCCCGTTCCAGGATCCGTGGCTCGTCATTGAAAGCATCGATGCGGTTGACGTGTTCTGGATTGCCGTCTTCGGTTTGGCACTCAACGAGGCCGCCTACATGGCCGAGATTGTGCGCGCCGGACTCCTGTCGGTCGACACCGGTCAGCTTGAAGCATCCACCGCACTCGGGCTGACCTGGGCGCAAACTATGCGCAAGATCGTGATCCCCCAGGCCATGCGCATCATCATTCCGCCCACCGGCAACGAAGTGATCTCGATGCTCAAGACCACATCACTCGTCACGGCCGTACCATTCAGCCTCGACCTGTACACCCGATCACGAGATATTTCGGCGGAGACCCTCAACCCGATCCCGCTGCTGCTTGTCGCATCCGTCTGGTATCTGGCATTCACCTCCCTCCTCATGATCGGACAGTACTTTCTCGAGCGTCGGTTTGCGCGCGGCTTCGATCAGCGCAGTGCCCCGGTGACGAATACTCGGGTTGCCATGCTCGACCATGATGCCGAGCTGCTGCCCACCGGAACGATCTCCACAGGGAAAGAGAAGAACAATGAGTGA
- a CDS encoding substrate-binding domain-containing protein, with product MTTTTTIADIAELAGVSTAAVSLALNGKKGVSEKTRARVVAIAEEAGYRFNRLGRALRQSRTGAIGLYLPESAVHYGYYTETTLGVAERLHADDLSLLIVPTTRKSARIESFPPVDGFILMEPHSDDLGVAAILGQDLPVVTGDPPSPGFPSPWGIVESPNDRTTREVFDRFLAQGARRPGLLLVERVSTWSRELESAYLHWCDDSGVMPRVIMIDIHDSNRKFAQSLGRWVNPESGCDAIFVGADGVTVRVAGILRTLGHRPGETIKLISGVDSPIMEFHTPPITAVDLQPRAFGAACAGLLLELLDQPRPETTVRRVFDAALTVRESG from the coding sequence GTGACGACGACAACGACGATCGCCGATATTGCCGAACTTGCCGGTGTCTCCACCGCGGCGGTTTCGCTCGCCCTGAACGGCAAAAAGGGTGTGTCGGAGAAGACCCGTGCGCGCGTTGTCGCGATCGCCGAGGAGGCGGGCTACCGTTTCAATCGTCTCGGGCGCGCGCTGCGCCAGTCGAGAACCGGTGCGATCGGACTCTACCTCCCGGAATCTGCCGTGCACTATGGCTACTACACCGAGACGACACTCGGGGTTGCCGAACGTCTGCATGCCGACGACCTCTCACTTCTCATTGTGCCGACCACGCGCAAGAGTGCCCGCATCGAATCGTTCCCGCCGGTCGACGGGTTTATCTTGATGGAGCCGCACTCCGACGACCTCGGTGTCGCCGCAATTCTGGGTCAGGATCTGCCCGTCGTTACGGGCGACCCACCGTCGCCCGGCTTTCCCTCTCCCTGGGGCATCGTTGAATCTCCCAACGACCGAACCACGCGGGAGGTCTTCGACCGTTTTCTCGCTCAGGGTGCGCGGAGGCCTGGGCTTCTTCTTGTGGAGCGGGTCTCGACCTGGTCGCGTGAGCTCGAATCGGCCTATCTGCACTGGTGTGACGACAGCGGCGTTATGCCGCGAGTGATCATGATTGACATTCATGATTCGAACCGTAAGTTTGCCCAATCACTGGGGCGGTGGGTTAATCCCGAAAGCGGATGCGACGCCATTTTTGTCGGGGCGGACGGCGTGACCGTGCGGGTCGCCGGAATTCTTCGCACCCTCGGGCATCGGCCGGGGGAGACCATCAAGCTTATTTCCGGTGTCGACAGCCCGATCATGGAGTTTCATACGCCACCGATCACCGCCGTCGACCTGCAACCGCGAGCCTTCGGCGCGGCATGCGCGGGTCTTTTGCTTGAGCTGCTCGATCAGCCGCGACCTGAAACGACGGTCAGGCGCGTTTTTGACGCAGCGCTGACGGTTCGTGAGTCAGGCTAG
- a CDS encoding FAD-dependent monooxygenase, with translation MQFHHHGYVSTDPRVQPVAGVGIDRPAELPENVDVLIVGTGPAGVITAAQLSMFPNVTTRIIERRGERLEIGQADGIQARSVETFQAFGFAERITAEAYHITEMAFWKPDVNAPANIVRTARAVDDPSGISEFPHLIVNQARVLDYFTEYMAFSPTRMVPDYGFEFRSLENTKSGEYPVTVTLVHTTGELAGQEKVVHAKYVVGADGARSGVRDAIGCTLSGDKANHAWGVMDVLAVTDFPDIRTKCAIQSDAGGNILLIPREGGQLFRMYVDLGEVAVDNNGEVRKTTIEQIIAKANDIMHPYTLDVKNVAWHSVYEVGHRLTDRFDDVLPDEIGLRTPRVFITGDACHTHSAKAGQGMNVSMQDGFNLGWKLGYVLAGRSPESLLGTYSAERQPVAKNLIDFDRQWSTLMATKPEDLGDPTELEDFYTRTAEFPAGFMTQYQPSMLIGETTHQALATGFPIGKRFKSAMVERVSDTNTVQLGHHHRADGRWRLYAFADAAAAGEPSALTDWATWLQTSPDSPLLVHTPAGSDIDSIFDVKVVYQQDHTGVDLGRVPAVFMPKTGPFGLTDYEKQYATHPAQDIFELRGLDRGGVVVVVRPDQYVANVLPLDATEELAAFFRQLLLPAGVTAVA, from the coding sequence GTGCAGTTTCACCACCACGGATACGTATCAACCGACCCACGCGTGCAGCCGGTTGCGGGGGTTGGCATCGACCGCCCCGCAGAACTGCCCGAGAACGTCGATGTGCTCATTGTTGGTACCGGGCCGGCCGGCGTCATTACCGCAGCCCAGCTCTCAATGTTCCCCAACGTGACGACCCGCATCATCGAACGCCGCGGCGAACGCCTCGAGATCGGGCAAGCCGACGGCATCCAGGCCCGGAGCGTCGAAACCTTCCAGGCCTTCGGATTCGCCGAGCGCATCACCGCCGAGGCGTACCACATCACCGAGATGGCGTTCTGGAAGCCCGACGTCAATGCCCCGGCCAACATCGTGCGCACGGCGCGTGCCGTCGATGACCCCAGCGGAATCAGCGAATTTCCGCACCTCATTGTCAACCAGGCGCGCGTTCTCGACTATTTCACCGAGTACATGGCATTTTCGCCCACTCGAATGGTGCCCGACTACGGATTTGAGTTCCGCAGCCTCGAAAATACCAAGAGCGGTGAGTACCCCGTCACTGTGACGCTCGTGCACACGACCGGCGAGCTCGCAGGCCAAGAGAAGGTCGTCCACGCAAAGTACGTCGTGGGCGCCGACGGTGCCCGCAGCGGCGTGCGCGACGCGATCGGCTGCACACTCTCCGGTGACAAGGCGAACCACGCCTGGGGCGTCATGGACGTGCTCGCCGTCACCGACTTCCCCGACATCCGTACCAAATGTGCAATCCAGTCGGATGCCGGTGGCAACATCCTGCTCATTCCCCGTGAGGGCGGCCAGCTGTTTCGCATGTACGTCGACCTCGGTGAGGTGGCTGTCGACAACAACGGTGAAGTGCGCAAGACCACGATCGAACAGATCATCGCCAAGGCCAACGACATCATGCACCCCTACACGCTCGACGTGAAAAACGTCGCCTGGCACAGCGTGTACGAGGTGGGTCACCGTCTCACCGACCGTTTTGACGACGTGCTGCCCGACGAGATTGGGTTGCGTACGCCGCGCGTTTTCATCACCGGTGACGCCTGCCACACGCACAGTGCCAAGGCCGGTCAAGGGATGAACGTGTCGATGCAGGACGGCTTCAATCTCGGCTGGAAGCTGGGCTACGTTCTCGCTGGTCGCAGCCCCGAGAGCCTACTCGGCACCTACTCGGCCGAGCGTCAGCCCGTCGCCAAGAACCTCATCGACTTCGACAGGCAGTGGTCGACCCTGATGGCGACCAAGCCGGAGGATCTCGGCGACCCCACCGAACTCGAGGACTTTTACACCCGTACGGCCGAGTTCCCAGCCGGCTTCATGACGCAGTATCAGCCGTCGATGCTCATCGGAGAAACGACTCACCAGGCGCTCGCCACGGGGTTCCCAATCGGTAAGCGCTTCAAATCGGCCATGGTTGAGCGCGTCTCCGACACCAACACCGTGCAGCTTGGGCACCACCACCGAGCCGACGGGCGCTGGCGCCTGTATGCCTTCGCGGATGCCGCGGCCGCCGGTGAGCCCTCCGCTCTCACCGACTGGGCCACCTGGCTGCAGACCTCGCCCGACTCGCCTCTGCTCGTGCACACACCGGCCGGCAGCGATATCGACAGCATCTTCGACGTCAAGGTGGTGTACCAGCAGGATCACACGGGTGTTGACCTCGGCCGGGTGCCTGCCGTGTTCATGCCCAAGACCGGTCCGTTTGGGCTGACCGACTACGAGAAGCAGTACGCCACGCACCCGGCGCAGGACATCTTCGAACTGCGTGGTCTCGACCGTGGCGGCGTTGTCGTCGTGGTGCGCCCCGACCAGTACGTGGCGAATGTGCTGCCCCTGGACGCGACCGAAGAACTCGCTGCATTCTTCCGTCAGCTGTTGCTGCCGGCAGGGGTCACAGCGGTAGCGTGA
- a CDS encoding amino acid ABC transporter ATP-binding protein has translation MSDQLMVQADGVHKAYGTNHVLKGVSLEVKRGEVVCVIGPSGSGKSTFLRCINNLERIEGGRILVDGEVIGYREHGSKLYELKPNEAAAQRRDIGMVFQRFNLFPHLSVVENITCAPQLVGKKRGRNATARALELLDRVGLADKANAYPGQLSGGQQQRVAIARALAMDPKLMLFDEPTSALDPELVGEVLEVMKELAQSGMTMVVVTHEIGFAREVGDSLVFMDGGVVVESGDPAEMIANPQHARTQEFLSRVR, from the coding sequence ATGAGTGACCAACTCATGGTGCAGGCCGACGGCGTGCACAAGGCCTATGGCACGAACCATGTGCTGAAGGGCGTTTCCCTCGAGGTCAAGCGCGGTGAAGTCGTCTGCGTGATCGGGCCGTCAGGGTCGGGCAAGTCCACGTTCCTGCGCTGTATCAACAACCTCGAGCGCATCGAAGGCGGGCGCATTCTCGTCGACGGCGAGGTCATCGGATACCGCGAACACGGTTCCAAACTCTACGAGCTCAAGCCGAACGAAGCCGCAGCCCAGCGCCGCGACATAGGCATGGTGTTCCAGCGGTTCAACCTCTTTCCGCACTTGTCTGTCGTGGAGAACATCACCTGTGCCCCGCAGCTCGTGGGCAAGAAGAGGGGCCGCAACGCGACCGCGCGTGCACTTGAGTTGCTCGACCGGGTCGGCCTGGCCGACAAGGCCAACGCCTACCCCGGCCAGCTTTCCGGCGGTCAGCAGCAGCGCGTGGCAATCGCCCGCGCGCTCGCGATGGATCCGAAGCTCATGCTCTTCGACGAGCCGACATCGGCTCTCGACCCTGAGCTCGTCGGCGAGGTTCTTGAGGTCATGAAGGAACTGGCGCAGAGCGGCATGACCATGGTCGTGGTGACCCACGAGATCGGGTTCGCCCGCGAGGTCGGCGATTCGCTGGTCTTCATGGATGGCGGAGTGGTCGTCGAATCCGGTGATCCAGCTGAAATGATCGCAAACCCACAGCACGCGCGCACCCAAGAGTTTCTCTCGCGGGTGCGATAA
- a CDS encoding ABC transporter substrate-binding protein — protein MKRIVLTSLTATAMIALLAGCSSAGTGTATSADRQTAIDVSTISKDDAAAKLLPESIVSAGKLVVGVDPTYAPNEFKDKDGNPIGWEIDMIDAAAAKLGLTTDYRVAKFDNIVPSILGEKYDLGLGGYYDTKKRQEQLDMVDFFRAGNQFASPVDKPIANELDVCGLKVAAQNGGSAPLVYLPQLNEQCAAAGKKAIEILGYDTQDDATASVSLGRADAMVADSPVVGYAVKLSKGKLVTSDVYGSLLSGAPVMKDRGTFAVALQSALQQMLADGTYTKIVTYWGVEGGAIDEIQINGSTE, from the coding sequence ATGAAACGAATCGTCCTCACCAGCCTCACAGCAACCGCCATGATCGCACTGCTTGCCGGATGCTCCTCCGCCGGGACCGGTACCGCCACCAGCGCAGACCGTCAAACCGCAATCGATGTGAGCACCATCTCCAAGGATGACGCCGCTGCCAAGCTCCTGCCGGAATCCATCGTCTCGGCCGGCAAGCTCGTCGTCGGCGTCGACCCTACCTATGCGCCGAACGAGTTCAAAGACAAAGACGGCAACCCGATCGGCTGGGAAATCGACATGATCGATGCCGCAGCAGCCAAACTGGGCCTGACAACCGATTACCGCGTGGCGAAGTTTGACAACATCGTGCCGAGCATCCTCGGCGAGAAGTACGACCTGGGCCTTGGCGGCTACTACGACACCAAAAAGCGCCAGGAGCAGCTCGACATGGTCGACTTCTTCCGCGCCGGCAACCAGTTTGCGTCACCGGTCGACAAGCCCATCGCCAACGAACTCGACGTCTGCGGGCTGAAGGTCGCCGCCCAAAACGGCGGCTCGGCTCCGCTCGTCTACCTGCCCCAGCTCAACGAGCAGTGCGCGGCAGCAGGCAAGAAGGCGATCGAGATCCTGGGCTACGACACTCAGGATGACGCCACGGCGTCGGTCTCACTCGGTCGCGCCGATGCGATGGTCGCTGACTCCCCCGTCGTCGGCTACGCCGTCAAGCTCAGTAAGGGCAAGCTCGTCACCTCCGACGTCTACGGTTCGCTGCTCTCTGGCGCACCGGTCATGAAGGACCGTGGAACGTTCGCCGTCGCACTGCAGAGCGCCCTGCAGCAGATGCTTGCCGACGGCACCTACACGAAGATCGTGACGTACTGGGGCGTCGAAGGCGGCGCCATCGACGAGATCCAGATCAACGGTTCGACGGAATAA
- a CDS encoding amidohydrolase family protein — translation MTQLSELDLVFLNGDVFDGVSEAPVRMDVGVAGGVIATLDSTEIRDGITDATRVVDLSGRLLLPGFVDAHVHPVEAGLELLNCDLSTGWTREDYLSIIRSYADANPDRYWIVGGGWQQAAFHRGAPDAVDLDAISSDRPIIMSNRDHHSAWVNSVVLRMIGIDKDYPDPVDGRIERDSAGNPTGTLHEGARMLALRLAPQPTIDEKYSGLLEAQRALHSFGITGWHDALIGDYGNHSAEIVDAYQRGIDRGELHARVNGAIWWDRDTDEAQIQHILALRERYQHELFRVTTVKVMQDGVIENQTAAMIDSYVDPDDTDAPASHGISFISPERLNAYVTRLDALGLQVHFHAIGDRGVRESLDAVAAARAANGHSGIVHHIAHLQVIHPDDNPRFAALDVAANIQPLWASNDPQMVKLNLPLIGEERSAWQYPFATLLGTGATICAGSDWPVTSPDPWLGIHVAVNRTVPSEHPDYNPEVFIPGERIPLAAALRAYTSSAARINGRAHESGSIAVGFHADLVVVDRNPFDHPADRIAATRTVETYFGGQSVYAAKDCPSE, via the coding sequence GTGACGCAGTTGAGTGAGCTTGACCTGGTGTTCCTGAACGGCGACGTCTTCGACGGCGTTTCCGAAGCGCCCGTCCGCATGGATGTCGGCGTCGCCGGTGGCGTCATCGCCACGCTCGACAGCACCGAAATTCGCGACGGCATCACCGATGCCACCCGAGTGGTCGATCTGAGTGGGCGACTGCTCCTGCCGGGATTCGTCGACGCCCACGTGCACCCGGTAGAAGCGGGGCTTGAACTTCTCAACTGCGATCTCTCGACCGGGTGGACACGCGAGGACTACCTCTCGATCATCCGAAGCTACGCCGACGCGAACCCGGACCGTTACTGGATCGTGGGCGGTGGCTGGCAGCAGGCCGCATTCCATCGCGGCGCACCGGATGCCGTCGACCTCGACGCGATTTCGAGCGACCGCCCGATCATCATGTCGAACCGTGACCACCACAGCGCCTGGGTCAATTCGGTCGTGCTGCGCATGATCGGCATTGACAAGGACTATCCCGACCCGGTCGATGGCCGGATCGAGCGCGACTCTGCCGGCAACCCCACGGGAACGCTGCATGAAGGCGCCCGAATGCTGGCGCTTCGCCTCGCCCCCCAGCCGACCATCGATGAGAAGTATTCCGGGCTGCTTGAAGCCCAACGTGCTCTGCACTCCTTCGGCATCACCGGTTGGCACGACGCGTTGATCGGTGATTACGGAAACCACAGCGCCGAGATTGTCGACGCGTATCAGCGTGGAATCGACCGCGGTGAACTTCACGCCCGAGTGAACGGAGCCATCTGGTGGGACCGCGACACCGATGAGGCTCAGATCCAACACATCCTCGCCCTCCGTGAGAGGTATCAGCACGAGCTGTTTCGTGTGACGACCGTCAAAGTCATGCAAGACGGTGTGATCGAGAACCAGACGGCCGCGATGATTGATTCGTATGTCGATCCCGATGACACGGATGCCCCGGCGAGCCATGGCATCTCGTTCATCTCACCTGAGCGCCTGAACGCCTACGTCACCCGCCTCGACGCTCTCGGGCTTCAAGTGCACTTCCACGCCATCGGCGACCGCGGTGTGCGGGAGTCTCTCGATGCCGTGGCGGCCGCGCGAGCGGCCAACGGACACTCCGGAATTGTCCACCACATTGCGCACCTGCAGGTGATCCACCCCGATGACAACCCCCGCTTCGCCGCGCTCGACGTGGCAGCCAATATTCAACCGCTCTGGGCATCCAACGACCCTCAAATGGTCAAACTCAATCTGCCCCTCATCGGCGAGGAACGCAGTGCCTGGCAGTATCCGTTCGCCACGCTCCTCGGAACCGGCGCCACGATCTGCGCCGGTTCCGACTGGCCGGTGACCAGCCCCGACCCGTGGCTGGGAATCCACGTTGCCGTGAACCGAACCGTTCCGTCCGAGCACCCGGACTACAACCCTGAGGTCTTCATTCCGGGCGAGCGCATCCCCCTCGCCGCCGCACTTCGCGCGTACACGAGTTCGGCAGCCCGCATCAACGGCCGAGCCCACGAGAGCGGCTCAATCGCCGTCGGCTTCCACGCCGACCTCGTCGTCGTCGACCGCAACCCGTTCGACCACCCCGCGGACAGAATCGCAGCCACCCGAACCGTCGAAACCTACTTCGGTGGCCAGAGCGTCTACGCCGCGAAAGACTGCCCGTCCGAATAG